DNA from Intestinimonas massiliensis (ex Afouda et al. 2020):
CTCCGGATGTTCCTTCACCCACTGGTCTGCGGCAGCGGCGGCTTCCGGGTCCATGGAGTGTATCCAACGCCAATCGGCCTGCAGCTCTTTATACGATTGAGATTTTCTGAAGGACATGAACTCACCACACTTTCCGCGTCCAAAAAATTTTTGAAAAATTTTCGTTTCCGACCTTCCGATTTTACGATTTTTCTCTAAGTAATAGTAGAAGGACAATTTCACCCGGATGGAATCCCCTTCGGTTCGGTACGGCACGGTATCCGCGCTGACGAACCAACATGGTTTTCGAATGAGCATCTTACGAGGAAATGGCAAGACTGATCCTCAAGAGTCCGTATATCAAAAGCACTGGTGGAGCATGTGCTGGGTATCGGTCTGGCCCACGCCTATGAGGTGGCCCACCGCAGGGATTTCCCCACCATCACTCTGGGAAGCCGCATCATTGTCCCCCGTGACAAATTCATGGAATGGATCGACGAACAGGCGGCGAAAAAATCTGAAATATTATGATAGCTATTTCGGAGATTCTGTGGTATTTGTTTGTGTTACCAAGGAGGGATCAATATGGCAAAGAAACGAGCCAACGGTGAGGGCAGCATCCGTAAAAAGCCCAGCGGCCGCTGGGAGGGCAGATATACCCAGGGCATCGACCCGGTCACCGGCCGGGCTATCCAGAAAAGCGTGTCCGCAAAGACTCAGGCGGAGTGCAAGGAGAAGCTGGCGAAAGCCATTCGGGAAAACCGTGGCATACCGCTCAACCACACCGGTGACTACACCGTAGCGGAGTGGTGCCGCCTGTGGTTTGAGACTTACAGCAAACCCAACATCCGCTACAACACTGCCAAGGGTTATGAGGGGATCATCGAGCACCACATCATCCCGGCCATCGGCGCCATCAAACTCAAACAGCTCACGTCCATCCACATCCAGAGAATGTACAACGATGTGAAAGAAAACGGCAGGATGCAGCGAGGGGCGAAGCAGAACGACAAAGCCCTGTCCAACACCTTCGTGCGGCGTATTCATGCGGTGCTGCAGGCGGCGCTGAAACAGGCGGTAAAGGAACGGCTCATCCCATACAACCCCTGTGAGAACTGCCGCATCCCGCCCAAGGACAAGAAAGAGATGACCATCCTGCCGCCGGAGAAAATCGGCAGATATCTTCAGGAAGCGGAGAAGTACGGCGTCCTGCCTATGTTCTATCTGGAACTGCCCAGCGGCCTGCGTCGGGGCGAACTGCTGGCGCTCCAGTGGACAGACCTGAATGTGAAAGAGCGCATCCTGACGGTAAACAAGCAGGTTACCCGTATGGAGGGCGAGCTGGATGTGACGGAGCCGAAAACGAAAAACTCGGTCCGCAAGGTGGCGCTGTCCCAACAGGCGGTGGACTTACTGGTGCAGGAGCATGAACAGCATCCGGACAACCCCATCCTGTTCCCGTCGCCCCGGACGGGCGGCTACTGGAGTCCGGACGCCGTGTCGAGGATCAACCGGAAGCTGCTGAAAAATGCAGGCATCGAGGAACACGTTCGCTTCCACGATTTGAGACACACATTCGCGACCATGGCCATCTCCAGCGGCGTGGATGTAAAAACCCTGTCCAGTATGCTGGGCCATTTCAGCGCCGGGTTCACCCTGGACACCTACACGCATATCACCAACGATATGCAGCGGGGTGCGGCGGAGAAGATCGGCGGCTTCATGGAATCGGCAACAGCAGCCAACACTCCGGAGCCTCCCGACCCGCCGGAGCAGAACCGGTGCAAGGTGATACCGTTCGAAAAGGTGGGATAAAAATATGCCGGCAGAGCATAAAACTCTGCCGGCATATTTTATTTTTCATGGGATTCAGCTTGTGCAATTATCATATCAATTACATCAAGAAGCGGAATAAACCTTGAGAAGTCAATCGTCTGGTAGTTCTCATAAACATATTGTGAGAAGATTTCTTTGCCAAAGTATTTGCTGTTGTCGAATTTATCTTTGCGGCAGAAGGTTTTTCCCTCTAAATTGAGACTCAGCAGCTCATCGGAAAACAAATCTTCTATTTCACACTCTTCTTTATCTCCCATAAGAGGTGGTGTAACCACAAATAACTTGCTGCCCGTGATTAAACGTATATGCAGATTTGCTTTGAGCTCTGCTTTTTGATCTGCGGTGGCATGCACATCC
Protein-coding regions in this window:
- a CDS encoding tyrosine-type recombinase/integrase, producing the protein MAKKRANGEGSIRKKPSGRWEGRYTQGIDPVTGRAIQKSVSAKTQAECKEKLAKAIRENRGIPLNHTGDYTVAEWCRLWFETYSKPNIRYNTAKGYEGIIEHHIIPAIGAIKLKQLTSIHIQRMYNDVKENGRMQRGAKQNDKALSNTFVRRIHAVLQAALKQAVKERLIPYNPCENCRIPPKDKKEMTILPPEKIGRYLQEAEKYGVLPMFYLELPSGLRRGELLALQWTDLNVKERILTVNKQVTRMEGELDVTEPKTKNSVRKVALSQQAVDLLVQEHEQHPDNPILFPSPRTGGYWSPDAVSRINRKLLKNAGIEEHVRFHDLRHTFATMAISSGVDVKTLSSMLGHFSAGFTLDTYTHITNDMQRGAAEKIGGFMESATAANTPEPPDPPEQNRCKVIPFEKVG